The proteins below are encoded in one region of Ereboglobus luteus:
- a CDS encoding PIG-L deacetylase family protein produces the protein MKFTRNEADTFVPESALAPADALKRTTHLCIAAHQDDIEIMAYQGIAACFGRDDKWFSGVVVTNGAGSPRSGPYKDYTDEAMQGIRRREQRKAAYVGDYSIQFQLAHPSAAVKNPADAGVQADLAAILAGCAPEVVYLHQPADKHDTHIAVLSHSLKALRALPAERRPKKVIGCEVWRDLDWLCDTDKHALDTGAHPNIGASLVGVFDSQITGGKRYDLATAGRRLANATYHTSHATDVYEGINWAMDLTPLVENPEYSISEYTLAYIDRFRQDVADRIKKFS, from the coding sequence ATGAAATTCACACGCAACGAAGCCGACACCTTTGTTCCCGAATCCGCGCTCGCGCCCGCCGACGCGCTCAAGCGCACCACGCACCTGTGCATCGCCGCGCATCAGGACGACATTGAAATCATGGCCTACCAAGGCATCGCCGCCTGCTTTGGCCGCGACGACAAATGGTTTTCCGGCGTCGTCGTCACCAACGGCGCGGGCAGCCCGCGCTCGGGCCCCTACAAGGATTACACAGACGAAGCCATGCAAGGCATCCGCCGCCGCGAGCAGCGCAAGGCCGCCTATGTCGGCGATTATTCGATTCAGTTTCAGCTCGCGCATCCCAGCGCGGCGGTGAAGAACCCGGCCGACGCCGGCGTGCAAGCCGACCTCGCCGCGATCCTCGCCGGATGCGCGCCCGAGGTCGTCTATTTGCACCAGCCCGCCGACAAGCACGACACGCACATAGCGGTGCTCTCGCACAGCCTCAAGGCGTTGCGCGCGCTTCCAGCGGAGCGTCGTCCGAAAAAAGTGATCGGCTGCGAAGTCTGGCGCGACCTCGACTGGCTGTGCGACACCGACAAGCACGCGCTCGACACCGGCGCGCACCCGAACATCGGTGCCTCGCTCGTCGGCGTCTTCGACTCGCAGATCACGGGAGGCAAGCGCTACGACCTCGCCACGGCGGGCCGCCGCCTCGCGAACGCCACCTACCACACCTCGCACGCCACCGATGTTTACGAAGGCATCAACTGGGCCATGGACCTGACGCCGCTCGTGGAAAACCCCGAGTATTCAATTTCCGAATACACGCTCGCCTACATCGACCGCTTCCGCCAGGACGTCGCCGACCGCATCAAGAAGTTTTCTTGA
- a CDS encoding glycoside hydrolase family 30 protein: MPKDNEIQFRILQTTKDKALREVSSTPFTRHEYSLLKSIDLDAARPSHEYFGIGVSMTDASCWLLSQMDIEARHKVLKEAFSSRGMNISMIRLNCGSSDYATELYNYNDHEGDVEMKKFSVARDEAYMIPIIKRVHSYRSDLFTYAAVWSVPGWMKDSGAMCGGSLLDKYLPSFAAYWTAYLKAYKERGIRIDAVSVQNEPGTDQRGGCPATLVSAKQEIELAGKLMPTAFKDAGLDTEIWLYDWDYEGRDRVNQMLADPDVKRNAAAVAWHPYAGKPEMMREVLKQNPGTKMHLTERGPNLALKDIQTPKWWSEVIFGALNNGCSSFTSWNLLLDEDGQPNTGRFPCGGLMSIDTETGKVSKSTQCAVFYHFSPYVKRGAQIMAIEQPDDALTAITFKNPDGQFVIVVAAGENPKVRQRFQVKFKNQYLAVCLPLNSWSLTTVIIDKQ, from the coding sequence GTGCCGAAGGACAACGAAATCCAGTTTCGCATCCTGCAAACCACAAAGGACAAGGCCCTGCGCGAAGTGTCGTCGACACCTTTCACGCGACACGAATACAGTTTGCTCAAGTCGATCGACTTGGATGCCGCCAGGCCTTCGCACGAATATTTCGGCATCGGGGTTTCAATGACCGACGCCAGTTGCTGGCTGCTTTCACAGATGGATATCGAAGCCCGCCACAAAGTGCTCAAGGAAGCGTTCAGCTCCCGCGGCATGAACATCTCAATGATACGCCTCAACTGCGGATCGAGCGACTACGCAACCGAGCTCTACAACTACAACGATCACGAGGGCGATGTTGAGATGAAGAAATTTTCCGTGGCGCGCGACGAGGCCTATATGATTCCGATCATCAAGCGCGTCCACAGTTACCGCTCCGACCTGTTCACCTACGCGGCCGTGTGGAGCGTCCCGGGCTGGATGAAAGATTCCGGCGCCATGTGCGGCGGCAGCCTGCTCGACAAATATTTGCCGTCGTTCGCGGCCTATTGGACAGCCTATCTCAAGGCCTACAAGGAACGCGGCATTCGCATCGACGCCGTCTCGGTGCAAAACGAACCGGGAACCGACCAGCGCGGCGGCTGCCCCGCGACGCTTGTCTCCGCAAAACAGGAAATCGAACTGGCCGGAAAACTGATGCCCACGGCGTTCAAGGATGCGGGACTCGACACGGAAATATGGTTGTATGACTGGGATTACGAAGGCCGTGATCGCGTGAACCAGATGCTCGCGGATCCCGATGTGAAGCGCAACGCGGCGGCCGTGGCATGGCATCCCTACGCCGGAAAGCCCGAGATGATGCGGGAAGTTTTGAAACAAAATCCGGGCACGAAAATGCACCTGACCGAGCGCGGCCCCAACCTGGCGCTGAAAGACATCCAGACTCCGAAATGGTGGTCGGAGGTGATTTTTGGCGCCCTCAACAACGGCTGCTCCTCCTTCACCAGTTGGAATCTGCTCTTGGACGAGGACGGCCAGCCCAACACCGGAAGATTCCCTTGCGGCGGCCTGATGTCGATCGACACCGAAACCGGAAAAGTGAGCAAGAGCACGCAGTGCGCAGTGTTCTACCACTTCAGCCCCTACGTAAAGCGGGGCGCGCAGATCATGGCCATTGAGCAGCCGGACGACGCGCTGACCGCCATCACATTCAAAAACCCGGACGGCCAGTTTGTGATCGTCGTTGCCGCCGGTGAAAACCCCAAGGTGCGCCAGCGCTTTCAGGTCAAATTCAAGAACCAGTATCTGGCCGTCTGCCTGCCGCTGAACAGCTGGTCGCTGACAACCGTCATCATCGACAAACAATAA
- a CDS encoding helix-turn-helix transcriptional regulator: MPRRSPIEKSGARANDQVSLKAACDRIGKSLTRLVNPADLFSGAKLEDAAVADNIIIFKRTSPDMLRPRGVTHNYHHRYELVVPLQKTGRIHVDGVPYQLTPGMACLIFPHQFHHYLDIEKGPMKWVFVTFEMKSAATLQLLRNSPRKLGACEIEDLDALIKEYVSPPSGPGRGLNLVFKVSSFLQRLAKCREADCVIRNDGEESDTRGAILEKINAYVRSHLGESVSISDLAAHTGYSISYLRAIFRKNLGVSLGSYMRESRLLIAASMLGDPERGSIEEISRACGFESIFAFSRAFKNAMGMSPRAYGKFVRTTSRE; this comes from the coding sequence ATGCCACGACGAAGCCCGATAGAAAAGAGCGGCGCGCGCGCAAACGACCAGGTTTCGCTCAAGGCAGCCTGCGATCGAATCGGCAAATCGCTCACCCGGCTGGTCAATCCGGCCGACTTGTTTTCCGGCGCGAAACTGGAGGACGCCGCGGTTGCCGACAACATCATCATTTTCAAGCGCACCTCGCCGGACATGCTGCGGCCGCGCGGCGTGACGCATAATTACCATCATCGCTACGAATTGGTGGTGCCGCTTCAGAAAACCGGACGCATTCATGTGGACGGCGTGCCGTATCAACTCACACCCGGCATGGCTTGCCTGATATTTCCGCACCAGTTTCACCATTATCTGGACATTGAGAAAGGGCCGATGAAGTGGGTGTTTGTCACCTTCGAGATGAAAAGCGCCGCCACCCTGCAGCTCCTGCGCAACTCGCCGCGCAAACTCGGCGCGTGCGAAATCGAAGACCTCGATGCGCTGATCAAGGAATATGTGTCGCCCCCCTCCGGCCCCGGGCGCGGCTTGAATTTGGTGTTCAAGGTTTCCAGCTTTTTGCAACGACTCGCCAAATGCCGCGAAGCCGATTGCGTGATTCGCAACGACGGCGAGGAGTCGGACACGCGCGGCGCGATTTTGGAAAAAATCAACGCCTATGTGCGTTCGCACCTCGGCGAGTCCGTGAGCATATCCGATCTCGCCGCGCACACCGGCTACTCGATTAGTTATTTGCGGGCGATTTTTCGCAAAAACCTGGGCGTGAGTCTCGGCAGCTACATGCGCGAGTCGCGACTGTTGATTGCCGCGTCAATGCTCGGCGATCCGGAACGCGGCAGCATTGAGGAAATCTCAAGGGCATGCGGATTCGAGTCGATCTTCGCGTTCAGCCGCGCATTCAAAAACGCCATGGGCATGTCGCCGCGCGCCTACGGAAAATTCGTGCGAACAACCTCCCGCGAATAA
- a CDS encoding NAD-dependent epimerase/dehydratase family protein: MKVLITGGAGFIGSHIAEQLQGRAEVRVLDSLRTGFEKNLAGMNVEFIEDSILSRDALRAAMRGVDYVFHLAALISVPESVERPHECVSLNVTGTLNVLEEAAAAGVRKLFFASSAAVYGNNPSVPKLEAMLPEPRSPYAVTKLDGEYYCRQFAETGRLDTVAFRFFNVFGPRQDPGSAYAAAVPIFMQKALANEPLTLFGDGGQTRDFIYVKDLAAACIQAATTPGLAGVFNAGYGGQITILELAQRIIAMSGSRSEIRHAPERAGDVRHSRANVDALRQAGVPLSGSLETGLHETLAYYKACHDEAR, from the coding sequence ATGAAAGTGCTCATCACCGGCGGAGCCGGATTCATCGGCAGCCACATCGCGGAACAATTGCAAGGCCGCGCCGAAGTGCGCGTGCTCGACAGCCTGCGCACGGGATTCGAAAAAAATCTGGCGGGCATGAACGTGGAGTTTATCGAGGACTCCATCCTGAGCCGCGACGCGCTCCGCGCGGCCATGCGCGGTGTCGATTATGTGTTTCACCTCGCCGCGCTGATCAGCGTGCCCGAATCCGTTGAGCGTCCGCACGAATGCGTTTCCCTCAACGTGACCGGCACGCTCAATGTGCTTGAGGAGGCCGCCGCGGCCGGCGTGCGCAAACTGTTCTTCGCCTCGTCCGCCGCCGTCTATGGAAACAACCCCTCCGTGCCGAAACTCGAGGCAATGCTTCCCGAACCGCGCAGCCCCTACGCCGTCACCAAGCTCGACGGCGAATACTACTGCCGCCAGTTCGCCGAAACGGGGCGGCTCGACACGGTCGCATTCCGGTTCTTCAACGTGTTCGGCCCGCGCCAGGACCCCGGAAGCGCCTACGCCGCCGCGGTGCCGATTTTCATGCAAAAGGCGCTCGCGAACGAACCGCTCACCCTCTTCGGCGACGGCGGACAGACGCGCGATTTCATCTACGTGAAAGACCTCGCTGCGGCGTGCATTCAGGCCGCCACCACTCCCGGACTGGCCGGCGTGTTCAACGCGGGTTACGGCGGGCAGATCACGATACTCGAACTGGCGCAACGCATCATCGCCATGTCCGGCTCGCGCTCCGAAATCCGTCACGCGCCGGAGCGCGCCGGCGACGTGCGCCATTCGCGCGCAAACGTGGACGCGCTGCGCCAGGCCGGCGTTCCGCTGTCGGGATCGCTTGAGACGGGGCTGCACGAAACGCTCGCGTATTACAAGGCATGCCACGACGAAGCCCGATAG
- a CDS encoding phosphotransferase enzyme family protein, with protein sequence MADVAGQFMLHGQFLDAQPYGSGHINDTFVARFDQSGAPVRYIFQKINQNIFKDVAALMDNIERVTSHASRRAKEKGADASRRALTLVPTRDGRSHLNAAGGHAWRCYLFIENARTYDIVETPSHAREAARAFGTFQGLLNDLPGGRLRETIPDFHNTRKRFENFQRALAADAHNRAANARDEIDFALKSESMVDVLLNLQKSGAIPERITHNDTKINNVMLDDATHEGICVIDLDTVMPGLALYDFGDMVRSATNSGAEDERDLSKISMRMPFYEGLVSGYLSAAGSFLNEAERAHLAFSGKLITFEIGLRFLTDYLEGDVYFKTKRPGHNLDRCRTQFALARSIDSQQSAMETITTRIANKETSQ encoded by the coding sequence TTGGCCGATGTAGCCGGACAATTCATGCTGCACGGGCAGTTCCTGGACGCGCAACCCTACGGTTCCGGGCATATCAACGACACCTTCGTCGCGCGATTCGACCAGTCGGGCGCGCCGGTTCGCTACATCTTTCAAAAAATAAACCAAAATATTTTCAAGGATGTCGCGGCGCTGATGGACAACATCGAACGCGTCACCAGCCACGCCTCTCGCCGCGCAAAGGAAAAAGGCGCCGACGCCTCGCGCCGCGCGCTCACCCTTGTGCCGACCCGTGACGGGCGCTCCCATCTCAATGCCGCCGGCGGCCACGCCTGGCGGTGTTACCTTTTTATCGAGAACGCGCGCACCTACGACATCGTCGAAACCCCGTCGCACGCGCGCGAGGCGGCCCGCGCCTTCGGCACGTTTCAAGGCCTGCTGAACGACCTGCCCGGCGGGCGCCTGCGCGAAACCATCCCCGATTTTCACAACACGCGCAAACGCTTCGAAAACTTCCAGCGCGCGCTCGCGGCCGACGCGCACAACCGCGCGGCGAATGCGCGCGATGAAATCGACTTCGCGCTAAAAAGCGAATCCATGGTGGACGTGCTGCTCAACCTCCAAAAAAGCGGCGCGATCCCCGAGCGAATCACGCACAACGACACCAAGATCAACAACGTAATGCTCGACGACGCCACGCACGAGGGCATTTGCGTGATCGACCTCGACACCGTGATGCCCGGCCTCGCCCTCTACGACTTTGGCGACATGGTGCGCTCCGCGACAAACTCGGGCGCGGAGGACGAGCGCGACCTCTCCAAAATCTCCATGCGCATGCCCTTTTACGAGGGGCTTGTCTCCGGCTACTTGAGCGCCGCCGGCTCATTCCTGAACGAGGCCGAGCGCGCGCACCTCGCTTTTTCGGGCAAACTCATCACCTTCGAAATCGGTCTGCGCTTTCTCACCGATTACCTTGAGGGCGACGTGTATTTCAAAACAAAACGCCCCGGCCACAACCTTGACCGCTGTCGCACGCAATTCGCCCTCGCGCGCAGCATCGACTCTCAACAATCCGCAATGGAAACCATCACCACACGCATCGCAAACAAGGAGACCTCACAATGA
- a CDS encoding sulfatase family protein — translation MKIVKNTAGGVLCAMAAPLLFTSGAVAQPDADNAGRPNILFCIADDASFGHMSAYGCKWVSTPAFDRVAREGVLFMRAYTPNAKCAPSRAAVLTGRNSWQLGAAANHGCYFPVEYRTFMEAISGMGYETGFTGKGWSPGDPGIAEDGTRRQLTGAEYNGGKTTPPTKGISPIDYAGNFESFLKSRKPGQPFCFWYGGREPHRKYEYGSGVAVGGKNTAQIDRVPPYWPDTETVRNDMLDYALEVEHFDRHLGRMLEALERVGELENTIIVVTSDNGMPFPRMKGTAYEASVHMPLAICWPRGIKNPGRVSRDYVSFIDFAPTIIEAASGAPQAATMAPVQGRSLMDIFQNNARGREMLLVGQERHDLGRPNDTGYPIRGLLMDGFLYLKNFEPARWPMCDPVTGYLNTDGGPTKTAILEQNRRGVNHWMWELNFGMRPEEELYDLSTDADCMNNLARAPEHSARLSQMKECLFAELRRQNDPRMEGCGYVFDQYPYASKNRDLYNRFMDKNERAKIRTSWVEQSDFEAPDFDPERPLKR, via the coding sequence ATGAAGATTGTCAAAAATACCGCGGGCGGCGTTTTGTGCGCGATGGCCGCGCCGTTGCTGTTCACGTCCGGCGCGGTCGCGCAGCCGGACGCCGACAATGCAGGCCGGCCCAACATATTGTTTTGCATCGCCGATGACGCGTCGTTCGGGCACATGTCGGCATATGGTTGCAAGTGGGTGAGCACGCCCGCGTTTGACCGCGTGGCGAGGGAGGGTGTTTTGTTCATGCGCGCCTACACGCCGAATGCCAAGTGCGCGCCGTCGCGCGCGGCGGTGCTCACGGGGCGCAACAGCTGGCAGCTCGGAGCGGCGGCGAACCACGGGTGTTATTTTCCTGTGGAATATCGCACATTCATGGAGGCGATTTCCGGAATGGGGTATGAAACCGGCTTCACGGGAAAAGGGTGGAGTCCGGGCGATCCGGGGATCGCGGAGGATGGAACGCGCCGGCAATTAACCGGCGCGGAATACAATGGGGGGAAAACAACCCCGCCGACAAAAGGCATTTCGCCAATCGACTACGCGGGGAACTTCGAGTCGTTTTTAAAATCGAGAAAACCCGGCCAACCGTTTTGTTTTTGGTATGGAGGGCGCGAGCCTCATCGCAAATATGAATACGGCTCCGGTGTCGCTGTCGGTGGCAAAAACACGGCGCAGATTGACCGCGTGCCCCCGTATTGGCCCGACACCGAAACCGTGCGCAACGACATGCTCGATTACGCGTTGGAAGTGGAGCATTTCGACAGGCACCTCGGACGCATGCTGGAGGCGTTGGAGCGAGTGGGCGAATTGGAGAACACAATCATCGTCGTCACTTCCGACAACGGCATGCCGTTTCCCCGGATGAAGGGGACCGCTTACGAGGCATCCGTGCACATGCCGCTGGCGATTTGCTGGCCGCGCGGCATAAAAAATCCCGGGCGTGTTTCACGCGATTATGTGAGCTTTATAGATTTCGCCCCGACAATCATCGAGGCCGCCAGCGGAGCTCCACAGGCGGCAACCATGGCCCCGGTTCAGGGGCGGAGTTTGATGGATATATTTCAGAACAATGCGCGGGGACGGGAAATGTTGCTCGTCGGACAGGAGCGGCACGACCTGGGGCGTCCGAATGACACCGGATACCCGATACGCGGCCTGCTCATGGACGGCTTTTTATATTTGAAAAACTTCGAGCCCGCGCGCTGGCCCATGTGCGATCCGGTAACCGGATATTTGAACACGGACGGCGGCCCGACCAAGACCGCAATCCTCGAGCAAAACAGACGGGGCGTTAATCACTGGATGTGGGAGCTCAATTTCGGAATGCGCCCGGAGGAGGAATTGTATGACCTGTCAACGGATGCCGATTGCATGAACAACCTGGCTCGCGCGCCGGAGCACAGTGCGCGGTTGTCGCAAATGAAAGAGTGTTTGTTTGCCGAGTTGCGCAGGCAAAACGACCCGCGCATGGAGGGGTGCGGCTATGTTTTCGACCAATATCCCTACGCGTCGAAAAACAGGGATTTATACAATCGCTTCATGGACAAAAACGAACGCGCCAAGATAAGAACCTCGTGGGTGGAACAAAGCGATTTCGAGGCGCCCGATTTTGATCCGGAGCGTCCGCTGAAACGATAG
- a CDS encoding amidohydrolase family protein, whose protein sequence is MEIVDSHVHLYPPELNAAPTEWAAARGEAHWAVLCTRTRKDGRRVQEFPSVDELLRAMDAAGVARAVLQGWYWERPETCEWQNGFYEKCVRAHPDRLSACAALHPGAGADAARESVRRAAEAGFVGLGELSPHSQGVMDDAAAREAMDAALALAGELGLSVCMHVTESAGEAGRRNYPGKVETPLGDFVRWARRHPGTRFVLAHWGARLPLDAEWSEPVRNLGNIFYDTAASPLTYGANTSAGIWREMADAAGAERILFGTDYPLVLYPKNNDASAADSMASLIAESRAGGLAEPELAAVLGGNAMRVFAQSR, encoded by the coding sequence ATGGAAATCGTCGATTCGCATGTGCATTTGTATCCGCCGGAGCTGAACGCGGCTCCGACTGAATGGGCGGCGGCGCGCGGCGAGGCGCACTGGGCGGTGCTGTGCACGCGCACGCGAAAGGACGGGCGGCGCGTGCAGGAGTTTCCAAGCGTCGATGAATTGCTGCGCGCGATGGATGCGGCGGGCGTGGCGCGCGCGGTGCTCCAAGGATGGTATTGGGAGCGGCCGGAGACATGCGAATGGCAGAATGGCTTTTATGAAAAATGCGTGCGCGCGCATCCGGACCGGCTGAGCGCGTGCGCGGCCCTGCATCCGGGCGCGGGAGCGGATGCGGCGCGCGAATCGGTGAGGCGCGCGGCGGAGGCCGGGTTTGTCGGGCTTGGTGAATTGTCACCACATTCGCAGGGCGTGATGGACGATGCGGCGGCGCGGGAGGCGATGGATGCGGCGCTGGCGCTTGCGGGCGAGCTGGGGTTGTCGGTGTGCATGCACGTCACCGAATCGGCGGGCGAGGCGGGACGAAGAAATTATCCGGGAAAGGTGGAAACGCCCCTCGGAGATTTTGTGCGCTGGGCGCGGCGGCATCCGGGGACGCGCTTCGTGCTGGCGCATTGGGGGGCGCGGTTGCCGCTGGATGCGGAATGGAGTGAGCCGGTGCGAAACCTCGGAAACATTTTTTATGACACAGCGGCGTCGCCGCTGACGTATGGCGCGAATACTAGCGCGGGCATTTGGCGCGAGATGGCGGATGCCGCGGGCGCGGAACGGATTTTGTTTGGAACGGATTATCCGCTTGTTCTGTATCCAAAAAACAATGACGCGAGCGCCGCTGATTCGATGGCGTCGTTGATCGCCGAGTCGCGCGCGGGAGGACTGGCTGAACCGGAACTAGCCGCGGTTTTGGGCGGAAATGCGATGCGGGTGTTTGCGCAATCGCGTTAA
- a CDS encoding DUF1287 domain-containing protein gives MRDKFLKRTALLFFLLVIAASASAALPKITPSQTIAAARAQIGVTTSYDPAYRKIGYPNGDVPIDTGVCADVIVRALRKQNADLQQLVHEDMRANFSAYPKIWGLRKTDKNIDHRRVPNLCTYFKRAGKSVAVTDKAADYKPGDIVAWNLRPKGSLPHIGIVSDKKAPDGTLLIIHNIGSGTREENILFQYQITGHFRL, from the coding sequence ATGAGAGATAAGTTTTTGAAGCGAACCGCACTTCTCTTTTTTTTGCTCGTCATCGCCGCAAGCGCCTCCGCCGCACTCCCTAAAATCACCCCATCCCAAACCATTGCCGCAGCCCGCGCGCAAATCGGCGTCACCACTTCCTATGATCCGGCGTATCGAAAAATCGGATACCCGAACGGTGATGTGCCCATCGACACCGGCGTGTGTGCCGACGTGATCGTGCGCGCCTTGCGCAAGCAAAACGCCGACCTCCAGCAACTCGTCCACGAGGACATGCGCGCCAACTTTTCCGCCTACCCAAAAATCTGGGGGCTCCGCAAAACCGACAAAAACATCGACCACCGCCGCGTTCCCAATCTTTGCACCTATTTCAAACGCGCCGGGAAATCCGTTGCCGTCACCGACAAAGCCGCCGACTACAAGCCCGGCGATATCGTCGCGTGGAATCTCCGTCCCAAGGGCTCGCTCCCGCACATCGGCATCGTCTCCGACAAAAAAGCCCCCGACGGCACCCTGCTCATTATTCACAACATCGGCTCCGGCACCCGCGAGGAAAATATCCTTTTCCAATACCAAATCACCGGGCACTTCCGGCTGTGA
- the rph gene encoding ribonuclease PH has protein sequence MQRNDNRTPDQLRPITLVPDIAPHATGSVLIGFGNTRVICAATIEPNVPNWMKQQGVKGGWLTAEYSMLPYSTLDRKSRDISKGRIDGRTVEIQRLIGRSLRAIIDLQKLGQNTLWIDCDVLQADGGTRTASITGAYLAARLAVQKLIDAKKLAENPLLDSVAAVSVGIHEGKELLDLNYLEDKDAEVDFNVVMTGKGQFVEVQGTGEEATFSNDQLQGLLVLAQKGLKDLAAQQTAFLTKQLLGTVKIG, from the coding sequence ATGCAACGCAACGACAACCGCACACCCGATCAACTCCGTCCCATCACGCTCGTTCCCGACATCGCACCGCACGCCACCGGCTCCGTGCTCATCGGCTTCGGCAACACTCGCGTCATCTGCGCCGCGACCATCGAACCCAACGTCCCCAACTGGATGAAACAGCAGGGCGTGAAAGGCGGCTGGCTCACCGCCGAGTATTCGATGCTCCCCTACTCCACCCTCGACCGCAAGTCGCGTGACATTTCCAAGGGCCGCATCGACGGACGCACCGTTGAAATCCAGCGACTCATCGGTCGCTCCCTCCGCGCCATCATCGACCTTCAGAAACTCGGCCAAAACACCCTCTGGATCGACTGCGACGTGCTCCAAGCCGACGGCGGCACCCGCACCGCCTCGATCACCGGCGCCTACCTCGCCGCGCGCCTCGCCGTGCAAAAACTCATCGACGCCAAAAAGCTCGCCGAAAATCCCCTCCTGGATTCCGTCGCCGCCGTGAGCGTTGGCATCCACGAAGGCAAGGAACTGCTCGACTTAAACTATCTTGAGGACAAGGACGCCGAAGTCGATTTTAACGTCGTGATGACCGGCAAGGGCCAGTTTGTCGAAGTGCAGGGCACGGGCGAGGAAGCCACTTTCAGTAACGACCAGCTCCAAGGCCTTCTCGTTCTCGCCCAAAAAGGCCTCAAGGATTTGGCCGCGCAACAAACCGCGTTTTTGACGAAACAACTGCTGGGAACGGTGAAGATCGGGTGA
- a CDS encoding endonuclease/exonuclease/phosphatase family protein, with protein sequence MSSLRIVTYNIAHGRGLRPFSALSSQRRIRSQLTKIAKLLSTFKADVVALQEIDQDSSWAGHFDHLEYLRRFTRFPYAVFGVNTRRDGLFHFNYGNAFLSKHPILDSENIAFGKKTLGEKGFLFVELDVGGKRVPMVNMHLHHRSRAHRIKQVEMLMGYLTKKSAEMRPKWTVQPIVCGDLNNPSHTADATRSLFQYFSQHGDYRLFPMDEKTYPSPLPQRTLDFVFLPPSCTNASCSVVKSFLSDHRPVVVDCKLK encoded by the coding sequence ATGTCCTCGTTGCGCATCGTCACTTACAATATCGCCCATGGCCGCGGGCTGCGGCCGTTTTCGGCATTGTCTTCGCAGCGCCGGATTCGTTCGCAACTGACCAAGATCGCGAAGCTGTTGTCCACGTTCAAGGCCGACGTCGTCGCGCTGCAGGAGATTGACCAGGACTCGTCGTGGGCGGGACATTTCGACCACCTGGAATACTTGAGACGGTTCACGCGGTTTCCGTATGCGGTGTTCGGCGTGAACACGCGCAGGGACGGGTTGTTTCACTTCAACTACGGCAATGCGTTTTTGTCGAAGCATCCGATTCTGGACTCGGAGAATATTGCGTTCGGAAAAAAAACACTGGGCGAGAAGGGCTTCTTGTTCGTTGAGCTGGATGTGGGCGGGAAACGCGTCCCCATGGTCAACATGCACCTGCATCACCGGTCGCGCGCGCACCGCATCAAGCAGGTGGAAATGCTCATGGGGTATCTCACAAAAAAATCCGCCGAGATGCGTCCGAAGTGGACGGTGCAGCCGATTGTGTGCGGCGACTTGAACAATCCCTCGCACACGGCGGACGCGACGCGGTCGCTGTTTCAATATTTCTCGCAGCACGGCGATTACCGTTTGTTTCCGATGGATGAAAAAACATATCCCTCGCCGCTGCCCCAGCGCACGCTGGATTTTGTTTTTCTGCCGCCGTCCTGCACCAACGCTTCGTGCAGTGTGGTGAAATCATTTTTGTCGGACCACCGCCCGGTAGTGGTGGATTGCAAATTAAAGTAA
- the hisF gene encoding imidazole glycerol phosphate synthase subunit HisF, translated as MLSKRVIPCLDVKNGRVVKGVQFEQLRDAGDPVECAKAYDAQGADELVFLDITASYEERNIMHDVVARTAEKCFMPLTVGGGLRTVDDIEKMLKSGADKVSLNTAAIKTPQLVADASNRFGNQCIVVAIDAKREPDGKTWRVYTHGGRNPTELNAVAWAREAVALGAGEILLTSMDCDGVQNGYDCALTCAVSDAVTVPVIASGGAGKLEHFAEAVTEGHASAVLAASLFHFGTLSVPQVKGYLASCGIPVRL; from the coding sequence ATGCTTTCAAAACGAGTCATTCCCTGTCTGGATGTCAAAAACGGGCGCGTCGTCAAAGGCGTGCAGTTCGAGCAGCTTCGCGACGCCGGCGATCCGGTCGAGTGCGCCAAGGCTTACGATGCGCAAGGCGCCGACGAACTCGTCTTTCTGGACATCACCGCCTCGTATGAGGAGCGCAACATCATGCACGATGTCGTCGCCCGCACCGCGGAAAAATGTTTCATGCCCCTCACCGTCGGCGGCGGACTTCGCACGGTCGATGACATTGAGAAAATGCTCAAATCGGGTGCGGACAAGGTTTCGCTCAACACCGCCGCAATCAAAACCCCGCAGCTCGTTGCCGACGCGTCAAACCGGTTTGGCAACCAGTGCATCGTCGTCGCCATCGACGCCAAACGCGAACCCGATGGCAAGACATGGCGCGTTTACACGCACGGCGGACGCAACCCGACCGAACTCAACGCGGTTGCCTGGGCGCGCGAGGCCGTCGCGCTCGGCGCGGGCGAAATCCTCCTTACCAGCATGGATTGCGACGGCGTGCAAAATGGCTACGACTGCGCGCTCACCTGCGCGGTGAGCGACGCCGTGACAGTGCCCGTGATCGCCAGCGGCGGCGCGGGAAAACTGGAGCACTTTGCCGAGGCAGTGACGGAGGGGCACGCCAGCGCCGTGCTCGCCGCGAGTCTCTTCCACTTCGGCACGCTGAGCGTCCCGCAAGTGAAAGGTTACCTCGCCTCCTGCGGCATTCCCGTAAGGCTGTAA